ACATATGACCGCCCTTCCTCGAGCGCCCGCCGAATGAACGGGTGATCCGATTGCGCGTCGAACCGATCGGCCGGCAAGACGTGAACCGAAAAGACGACGCCGTGCTCGAGCCCGACCGTCTCGGCCAGCACCTCGAGTTGCCGTTCGGTCTCCTCGTCGTCCTCGTCTCGCGGCTCCGCCGCTCGACTGTTCGCGGAGCTTCGCTCCGCGCTATCCTCGAGGACCAGCAATACCTCGACGGACGTGTGGACGCCGCGGTCGTCGCCCCGGACGGCATCGCCGAAGACGACGAGGTCGCGGATCGACTCGCCGTGTTCGGTCCGTGCCCGGCTGGCAAACGCGTCCGCGGCGTCCCCCTGTGGCGCGCCATCGCTCATAGGGGGTGATTGGCAGCCGTCGCATAAAGGGTATTCCCCGCGGGACGGATCGATCCCTACACCTGCCGGGGGTTACCGTCGTCACTGGCGTCGTACTCGTGTTCCCGAAGCAGATCCGGGTCGACGTCCCGAAGGACCGCCTCGTGGGTCGCCTCGAGGACAACCGGCGGCGCACACCCGGCCTCTTCGGCCTCCACCCACCGCGCGAGACAGAGACACCACCGGTCGCCGGGCTCGAGACCCGGAAACTCGAACTCCGGCCTGGGTGTGGTGAGGTCGTTCCCTTGCGCTCGACTGAATCGCAGAAATTCCTCGGTCACGACGGCACAGAGTTCGTGTCGGCCCCGATCGGCCTCGACCCGCCGACAGCAGCCGTCCCGGGTGTACCCCGTGGTCGGGTCGGTGCTGCAGGGCTCGAGTTCGGTGCCGTACACGTTCCGGTCGTCTGGCATGCGTTCTGCAAGGAGCGGCGGGTGGAAAAGGGTGCTGTCGTCCGGACGAGGGGGGATTCCCCGTCGAGCGGTTCAATGGTCGTGGTCGTGATCGTGGTCGTGCGAGTGCCCACCGTCGCTGGCCTTGTCGAGGTCGCCGCCCGCGACGAGTGCGTCGTGGTCGCCCTCCATCATGTCCATGTTCTTCAGCGTATCGCGCTCCTCGAACTCCTCGACGGCGTTGAGGAGGTCCTCCTGGGTCAGCGTCGTCCGGTCCTCGGTCAGGGCCTCGAGCACCGCCTCCCGGAGCACCATCCGGAGGTCGCTGCCGGTCAGCCCCTCGGTGACGTCGGCGATGAGCTGTGGGTCGAATTCGTCGATCTCCATCGTCCGCGTGATGAGACCGAGGATGTCCGCCCGCATGCCGTGGTCGGGTTTGGGGAAGTTGATGATCTCGTCGAAGCGCCGCCAGGCCGCGTCGTCGAGCTGGTCGGGGTGGTTGGTCGCCCCGATGAGCAGGACGTCGTCGTCGATGAGCGAGATGTTGTCGATGCTCTTGAGGAGGGTGTTGACGGCGCGCTTGAGCGCGGCGTGTTCGTCGCTCCGGCGCGTCTTGGCGACGAAGTCGAACTCGTCGATGAAGAGGATACAGGGCGACAGTCGCTTTGCGACCTCGAAGGTCTTGTCGACGTTCTTCGCCGTTTCGCCCAGGTACTGGCTCGTGATCATCGAGAGCTTGACCTCGACGAAGGGGAGGTCCATGTCCTGTGCCAGCGCCTGCGCCGTGGACGTCTTCCCGGTTCCGGGCGGCCCGACGAAGAGCAGTTTCCCGATCTCGCGCAGGCCGATGTCGGCGAGGTAGTCCCGGTGTTCGATCGCCTTCGAGATCTTGTTGAGTTCGTTCTGCTGGTCCTCGGTGAGGACGAGGTCGTCGAGGGACATGTCGACCTCTTCGGGGGCGCGGACGTCCACGAGGTCGAGCATCTCCTCGTCGTCCTCCTCGTCGAAGTATTCGTTGAGGAGGCCGTCGATCCAGACCCGATCGGCCTGAATCGGTCGGTTCCGCTCGCGAGCCTCTTCGTGGGTGACGTCGAACCCGTAGTCGTCGTGATTCGCGAAGTGTTTCGCCAGCGTCGGGTTCTTGAGCAGGCGGTCGTCGTCGACGCGCTCGGCGAACCACTCCTCGGCCATGTCCTGCTGGGCGAGGGTGATCGTTCCGGAGAACTCGTCGCGTTCGGTGAACATCAGGTCGGAGACGGCGTCCCAGGGGCGATCGACGCCGGTCGCATCCCGTGCGGTGCTCGTCGTGACCGACAGGGGACGACTGATTCCGGCGGGTTTGCGAGTGCTTCCGCCGCTTCCCCCGCTCTCGTCATCGCTCCCGCTTTCGTCGTCGACGCCGCCGGTCCAGTAGACCCGGCGGAACGCCGGCGGGAGATCGTTCTCGTCTAGCGTCCGGTCGTCCGAATACACGCTCGTCGTGAGCAGGAATTCCACGACATCGAGCGCCGCATCAGTCATTCCGTGAACCTACTGACTACACGTTCTTAACAGCGTCGTCCCGCGCAACGTATGCGGTTGGTGGGCCATCCACAACCGGACCGCGACCGCGTTTCGAACCCGGAAACCGGCACAACCGTTTTCGTGTGTCGGCTCACAAGCACTCGTATGAACGTGTTGCTGGGTCTCGGCGGCAGCGACGAGTCGGTGAAGACGCTCCGACGGACCATCGAGCGGACCCGCGAGGTCGGTGACGACCTGACGATCGTCGTCGTCGATAAACCCGAATCGAAACGCTCGCAGGACGAGATGTACCAGCAGGCCCTCGACTCGCTCGAGGAGGCCGACATGAGCGACGTCGAGGTCGAAACGCTCGAGGGGGATCCCGGAAGCGCGCTGGTCAATTACGCGGAGCGAGGCGAGTTCGACCAGCTGGTCATCGGCGGCGGTACCCTGAGCCCGATGGGGAAGATTCAGCTCGGCCCGATCACGGAGTTCGTCCTGTTGAACGCGCCGACCACCGTCAAGCTGGTGCGATAACGATGGTCGGCACGCGTCTGTATCCCGACGAACCGTCCGGTCCGTTCCCCTCGCCGCCGACGACGGTCGAGGACAAGGAAGGGCGATCGATCGAGATCCGAGCACCCGAGACGTTCACCGGTGAGACGCTCGACGCGGTCGTCGAGATGTACACCGAGTTCGATCCGACGGATCGCGCACAGGGGATCCCGCCGACCGGCGAGGAGCGCATCCGCACCTGGCTCGAGACGATCGGCGACGACAGCGTCAACGTCGTCGCCCGCGACGGTGACGACGTCATCGCCCACGCGATGTTGGTCCCCGACACCGACGACCTCTCCGCGATCGAGCACAGATCGGACATCGAGTGGGAGCTGGCGATTTTCGTCCTGCAGGCCTACCAGCGAGCCGGCATCGGGACGACGCTGCTCGAGAACCTGCTGGGTCACGCGAGCGACATCGGCATCGACCACGTGTGGCTGACCGTCGAACGGTGGAACAACCCGGCGATCGCCCTCTACGAGCGCGTCGGATTCGAGTCGACCGGGACCGAGAGCTTCGAACAGGAGATGGCGATCCTGCTCGAGGACGCGACGGACGGCGAGCGCAGCCACGAGTCCTGATCCCGGTTCCGGGCGGTACGGTTTCGCGATAGTGTAGCACTCGGGATCGGCTCAGGGGAGGTCGACTTCGGTAGCAGCACAGCGAGACGCGGACCGCGTCCAGTAGGCTTGTACGGGAGGGGGTACCAGACGATACTATGAGTCATGAGTAACGCGCAGTCGCTTCGGGACGTCCTGACGCCGGCCGAGGAACTCACGATCGTGTGCCACAACAACCCGGATCCGGACTGTCTCGCGAGCGCGCTCGCGCTCGGGCGAATCGCCGCGGCCGTCGGGATCGACGATCGACGCATCCTCTACAGCGGGGATATTTCCCACCAACAGAACCGGGCGTTCATCAATCTCCTCGATATCGACCTCACCGAATTCGATCCGGAACGGGTTCGAAACCGGTCCGAGGACTCGTTGCTCGCGTTCGTCGACCACGCGATCCCCGGCGCGAACAATCGGGTCCCCGAGGGAACCCCGATCGATATCGTCATCGACCACCACCCGGCGGAGGCCATCGACGCACGGTTCGTCGATCACCGGGAGACGATCGGTGCCACGGCGACGATCCTCACCCAGTACGTCAGAGAGCTCGATATCGAACTCGACGCTACGCTGGCGACCGCGCTCCTGTTCGCGATCCGTCGCGAAACGCTCGGGTTTCTCCGGGGGGCGACACACGAGGAGTACGCTGCGGCGGGGTCGCTCCACGATGCTGCGGACCTGAATCTGCTGCGACAGCTATCGACACCCTCCGTGACCGGCGCGACCGTCGACGCCATCGCGCAGGCCATCGGGAACCGAACGGTGCGAGGATCGGTCCTCATCACGCACGTCGGCCGGACGAGCGAGCGCGATGCCCTTCCGCAAGCGGCGGACTATCTCGCCACGCTCGAGGGCGTCGAGACGGCGATCGTGTACGGCATCGTCGACGAGAGTATCCACCTGAGCGCACGCTCGACGGATACGCGAGTTCACATCGGGGACGTCCTCAACGAGGCGTTCGCGGACGTGGGGAGCGCCGGCGGGCACCGGGAGATGGCGGGCGGTGAGATTCAACTCGGGATCTTCGCCGATGCTATCGGTGACGACACGCAACTGATCGCGATCGTCGAACAGATCATCACCGCTCGACTCGTTGCAGGGCTCAACCTTCAGGACAAAGAACAGTCGTGACGGTACCGCCGAGAGCGGATAGGGTAGATATCGGCTCGGCGTGCGGTCCCGGCGGACCGGCCGACGCCGACATCGTCTCGAGCACCCCGCGAGACGGACCGCGATCACACCGACAGGACGGGCTGGCTCGCGTACGAGAGGACGTACTCGGCGGCCTTCTCGAGCACCTCGGCTTCGGTTTCGGTGACGGGCTCCCGTGGAAGGACGATGAAGTCGGCGTCGATGTCGTCGGCGGTATCGAGGACGACGTTGCCGGGGTGGCGCGTCTTCCGCGTCTGCGAGAAGCCGTCGTCAACGGAGGTGGCGAGCGGAACGTCGGCCTCATCGGCGATCGTTCCGATATCGTCGAAGAACCCCTGGGTGTGCTCCGCGACGTCGATGTCGTCGACCGTCCCGGCGTCTAGCCCCCGTACGACGCCCCGTCCGAGCACGAATAGCGCGTGCACGGTGGCGTCGTAGCGGTCGGCGACGGCGACGGCGTACTCGACGGCGGTGGCTGACTCGTCGCTCCCGTCGACCGGTGCGAGAACGGTGTCGACGGTAAACGGCTCGCTGTCGTCCATACTCGGAGATTTTGCGGGCGGCCGTAAAAAGGCTGTCCCGACCGGTCGGACCGTCGACGGCCGCGTGCGACAGTCGTTCGCGAAGCGATCCGAGTGCTCGAGCGCCGACGGGACTCCTGGAACCGAACCCGGTATCGGCCCGTTTTGGCGATCGATCGACCGGCCATCGACCGACCGGTTTTTGCTCTCCGGCCCGAAACGGTTCCTCATGTTCGATACGGTCGTGGTCGCCACCGACGGCTCCGACAGCGTGAAACGGGCCGTCGATGTCGCGTTCGATCTCGCCAACCGGTTCGACGCCGAGGTCCACGCACTCTCGGTAATCGACGCCAGCGAGGTCGACGCCTCACCCCAGCAACTCCGGGAGGAACTCCGCACCGCCCTCGAGACGACCGCCGAGGCCGCAGTCACTACCGTCGAGGAGCGGGCTGACGGGGACGTGACGACCGCCACCCGCGAGGGTCGCCCCGCCGCCGAGATCTGCGAGTACGCCCGCGAGATCGACGCCGATCTGGTCGCGACGGGGACTCGCGGTCGCCACGGCGAGAATCGGCTCCTGCTCGGCAGCGTCGCCGAGCGAATCGTCCGAACGTCGCCGGTTCCCGTCCTGACGGTGCGGCAACTCGCACCGGCGGACGACGATACCGACGGGGACGACGAACCGCTGGCTACCGACGTCTGACGCTGCGGTCTCCGCGCCGCCACCGTGGACGACGTCGTCCGTAATCGGTTCGCCGTCTCCGCTCTCGATACCGGCGATTACTTCCCCCACGGCCACGCAGCACGTATCATGTACGACGAACTCATTCGGAGCGACGATCTGTCGCTCGCCCGCAAATCCGTCCTGCCGGGAACCGGCTTCTTCCTGCCCGACACGCTCGAGGAGGACTTGGAGGAACAACAGACCGAAGCCGCACTCGAGGGGGCCGAGGTCGCGGTCATCGCGGATCCTGACGCCGACGGACTCGCCTGCGTCGCTCTGATTCGAGAGGCCTACGGCGACGTACAGAACGTCCCGGAACCGGAGGATGCGAAGGCCGAGGCGGAGGACGCCGAGAGCCAGCCGGACCCGGTAGCCGACGCGACCGACGACGCGGACGAGGAGAACGTCGTTATCGCGGCGGGAGACGACGAACCGCTCGAGGAGCCCGAGCCGACGCCGCACAACGTCGCGCTCGTCCCCGCGAGTCCCCACGACGTGGAGGACGCGCTGGCTCGCGTCGCCGAGTACGGCGACGAGGGGATCGATATCTTCGTCTGCGACCTCGCGCCGGACCGCTACGAGTACGTCGACGACGAACTTGACGCCGCGCTCGAAACCGCCGGCCGCGTTTCGTGGTACGACCACCACCAGTGGGACGACGACGTCGCGCAAGCGGTTCGCGACGCCGGCGCCGAGCTCGTGATCGGCGATTCGGACGAGGAGTGCAGCGCGGACGTCGTCTTCCGCTCGCTCGAGTACGACTTCGGCCCGATGTACGAGGAACTGGCCGCTGTCACCCGGGACCACGACCTCTGGCTCCGCGAGGATCCGCGCAGCGACGATCTGGCGGATTACGCCTACTGGACGGATCCCGCGGAGTACGTCGAGGTCGTCCGGGAGTACGGCGTCGACCTGCCCGAGTGGGTCACGGACTACA
This portion of the Natrinema salinisoli genome encodes:
- a CDS encoding DUF2237 family protein, with protein sequence MPDDRNVYGTELEPCSTDPTTGYTRDGCCRRVEADRGRHELCAVVTEEFLRFSRAQGNDLTTPRPEFEFPGLEPGDRWCLCLARWVEAEEAGCAPPVVLEATHEAVLRDVDPDLLREHEYDASDDGNPRQV
- a CDS encoding GNAT family N-acetyltransferase, whose product is MVGTRLYPDEPSGPFPSPPTTVEDKEGRSIEIRAPETFTGETLDAVVEMYTEFDPTDRAQGIPPTGEERIRTWLETIGDDSVNVVARDGDDVIAHAMLVPDTDDLSAIEHRSDIEWELAIFVLQAYQRAGIGTTLLENLLGHASDIGIDHVWLTVERWNNPAIALYERVGFESTGTESFEQEMAILLEDATDGERSHES
- a CDS encoding DHH family phosphoesterase; this translates as MSNAQSLRDVLTPAEELTIVCHNNPDPDCLASALALGRIAAAVGIDDRRILYSGDISHQQNRAFINLLDIDLTEFDPERVRNRSEDSLLAFVDHAIPGANNRVPEGTPIDIVIDHHPAEAIDARFVDHRETIGATATILTQYVRELDIELDATLATALLFAIRRETLGFLRGATHEEYAAAGSLHDAADLNLLRQLSTPSVTGATVDAIAQAIGNRTVRGSVLITHVGRTSERDALPQAADYLATLEGVETAIVYGIVDESIHLSARSTDTRVHIGDVLNEAFADVGSAGGHREMAGGEIQLGIFADAIGDDTQLIAIVEQIITARLVAGLNLQDKEQS
- a CDS encoding universal stress protein, whose translation is MFDTVVVATDGSDSVKRAVDVAFDLANRFDAEVHALSVIDASEVDASPQQLREELRTALETTAEAAVTTVEERADGDVTTATREGRPAAEICEYAREIDADLVATGTRGRHGENRLLLGSVAERIVRTSPVPVLTVRQLAPADDDTDGDDEPLATDV
- a CDS encoding universal stress protein, whose amino-acid sequence is MNVLLGLGGSDESVKTLRRTIERTREVGDDLTIVVVDKPESKRSQDEMYQQALDSLEEADMSDVEVETLEGDPGSALVNYAERGEFDQLVIGGGTLSPMGKIQLGPITEFVLLNAPTTVKLVR
- a CDS encoding DHH family phosphoesterase, giving the protein MYDELIRSDDLSLARKSVLPGTGFFLPDTLEEDLEEQQTEAALEGAEVAVIADPDADGLACVALIREAYGDVQNVPEPEDAKAEAEDAESQPDPVADATDDADEENVVIAAGDDEPLEEPEPTPHNVALVPASPHDVEDALARVAEYGDEGIDIFVCDLAPDRYEYVDDELDAALETAGRVSWYDHHQWDDDVAQAVRDAGAELVIGDSDEECSADVVFRSLEYDFGPMYEELAAVTRDHDLWLREDPRSDDLADYAYWTDPAEYVEVVREYGVDLPEWVTDYIAERRVEKEALIDQAVGRAELREIGGYTVGITYGRCSQNEVAEAMREQGADASVIVKPAGSASIRGTDEFERCHEVAGKVNGGGHPKAAGCKPDIYDDMLDYANHWTTRGAVTKRVILDAFRDVVAEAAEETDDDAEPSDN
- a CDS encoding ATP-binding protein, which gives rise to MTDAALDVVEFLLTTSVYSDDRTLDENDLPPAFRRVYWTGGVDDESGSDDESGGSGGSTRKPAGISRPLSVTTSTARDATGVDRPWDAVSDLMFTERDEFSGTITLAQQDMAEEWFAERVDDDRLLKNPTLAKHFANHDDYGFDVTHEEARERNRPIQADRVWIDGLLNEYFDEEDDEEMLDLVDVRAPEEVDMSLDDLVLTEDQQNELNKISKAIEHRDYLADIGLREIGKLLFVGPPGTGKTSTAQALAQDMDLPFVEVKLSMITSQYLGETAKNVDKTFEVAKRLSPCILFIDEFDFVAKTRRSDEHAALKRAVNTLLKSIDNISLIDDDVLLIGATNHPDQLDDAAWRRFDEIINFPKPDHGMRADILGLITRTMEIDEFDPQLIADVTEGLTGSDLRMVLREAVLEALTEDRTTLTQEDLLNAVEEFEERDTLKNMDMMEGDHDALVAGGDLDKASDGGHSHDHDHDHDH
- a CDS encoding universal stress protein, with amino-acid sequence MDDSEPFTVDTVLAPVDGSDESATAVEYAVAVADRYDATVHALFVLGRGVVRGLDAGTVDDIDVAEHTQGFFDDIGTIADEADVPLATSVDDGFSQTRKTRHPGNVVLDTADDIDADFIVLPREPVTETEAEVLEKAAEYVLSYASQPVLSV